A window of Parasynechococcus marenigrum WH 8102 contains these coding sequences:
- a CDS encoding 3'-5' exonuclease, producing the protein MADQLTLLEAVPEHRSEPTASAGPATLLIIDTETTGLDPEKDRCLEVGAILFDVSTRSVLAQQSFLLPVETNAAEPINRIPASVTRLPQPWTGALRWFDELLTASDVLVAHNAVFDRQWFGRDPLPAVSHPWLCSMEDLRWPAERQLRSRPSVRDLALAYGVPVWSAHRALTDCNYLAEVFARCDDLETMLLHGLEPRQLMRARVSYDNRHLAREAGFRWNDPVKGAWTRRLSQREVKSLDFPVEVVEPGPERRAA; encoded by the coding sequence ATGGCTGATCAGTTGACGTTGTTAGAAGCGGTGCCGGAGCACCGTTCTGAGCCGACGGCTTCGGCAGGTCCTGCCACGCTTCTGATCATTGACACCGAGACCACAGGGCTGGATCCGGAGAAGGATCGCTGCCTCGAAGTTGGCGCCATTTTGTTTGATGTGTCGACACGATCCGTGTTGGCACAGCAGTCCTTTCTGTTGCCGGTGGAGACCAATGCGGCGGAACCGATCAACCGGATCCCCGCGTCGGTCACACGGTTGCCCCAGCCCTGGACTGGTGCACTGCGCTGGTTTGATGAACTCCTCACCGCCTCGGACGTGCTGGTGGCCCATAACGCCGTCTTCGATCGTCAGTGGTTTGGTCGGGATCCCTTGCCTGCCGTCAGCCATCCATGGCTTTGTTCGATGGAGGATCTGCGCTGGCCTGCTGAGCGGCAGTTGCGGTCCCGTCCCTCCGTGCGGGACCTGGCTCTCGCCTACGGCGTTCCGGTCTGGTCAGCCCATCGGGCGTTGACCGATTGCAACTACCTCGCGGAGGTGTTCGCCCGTTGCGACGACCTGGAGACGATGCTGCTGCACGGCCTTGAGCCCCGTCAGTTGATGCGAGCAAGGGTGTCGTACGACAACCGCCATCTCGCCCGGGAGGCAGGATTCCGATGGAACGACCCTGTGAAAGGGGCCTGGACGCGCCGCCTGAGCCAACGGGAGGTCAAGAGCCTCGATTTTCCTGTTGAGGTCGTTGAACCTGGTCCGGAACGCCGCGCTGCCTGA
- a CDS encoding peroxiredoxin, giving the protein MAIGVGDSLPSFCLDDQDGVQRTPETARGRWLVLFFYPKDDTPGCTAEACGFRDSSAAFQELGAEVWGISGDDAISHRRFATRHGLNFPLLVDRNNSLRRSLGVPKALGLVPGRVTYVVDGEGVIRHVFSNLLDGPAHVREAERVISSLQG; this is encoded by the coding sequence ATGGCCATCGGCGTCGGCGACTCCCTGCCCAGCTTCTGTCTTGACGATCAGGATGGAGTGCAGCGAACTCCCGAGACGGCACGTGGCCGTTGGCTGGTTCTGTTCTTTTACCCCAAGGACGACACGCCGGGTTGCACGGCAGAGGCATGCGGCTTTCGCGACAGCAGCGCCGCCTTCCAGGAACTCGGAGCCGAGGTCTGGGGCATCAGTGGTGATGACGCCATCAGCCACCGCCGCTTCGCCACACGCCATGGCCTGAACTTCCCCCTGCTGGTCGATCGGAACAACAGTCTTCGCCGCAGCCTTGGGGTTCCCAAGGCCCTCGGGCTGGTGCCCGGTCGGGTGACCTATGTGGTGGATGGTGAGGGGGTCATCCGGCACGTCTTCAGCAACCTGCTGGATGGTCCTGCCCACGTGCGAGAAGCCGAACGGGTGATCTCCTCCCTCCAGGGCTGA
- a CDS encoding DUF1350 family protein, translating into MDWRQQGKIWQLRPSRPLGQVDFIGGSYLAATPQVSYRRLLEDLSNNGLVVNAWAYVPGFDHQSQAREAWTEFRSARKQLEERYGPLPLPLRLGHSLGCKLQLLAPDGGRNSRGLVALSFNNFQADRSIPLLGEIAPRLGVETEFNPSPGETLRLISRHYQQERNLLVRFGRDQLDQSDALLQALEQRPQNRTEVLQLPGDHLTPASAGLRRSVLGDWADDPKRVGVIRQLTEMISSWAS; encoded by the coding sequence ATGGACTGGCGTCAACAGGGCAAGATCTGGCAACTGAGACCATCACGGCCCCTCGGCCAAGTGGATTTCATCGGTGGGAGCTATCTGGCTGCCACGCCCCAGGTGAGTTACCGGCGCCTGCTCGAAGATCTCAGCAACAACGGCCTGGTGGTCAACGCCTGGGCCTATGTGCCCGGGTTTGATCATCAAAGCCAGGCCCGGGAGGCCTGGACCGAGTTCCGGAGCGCACGCAAACAGCTCGAAGAGCGTTACGGCCCGTTGCCGCTGCCACTGCGGCTCGGTCACAGCCTAGGTTGCAAATTGCAGCTGCTGGCTCCGGACGGGGGGAGGAACAGCCGAGGTTTGGTGGCTTTGAGTTTCAACAATTTCCAGGCGGATCGTTCGATCCCCCTGCTCGGGGAGATCGCCCCACGGCTGGGGGTTGAAACGGAGTTCAATCCCTCACCTGGGGAGACTCTTCGGCTTATCAGCCGGCATTACCAGCAGGAACGCAACTTGCTGGTGCGGTTCGGCCGCGATCAACTGGATCAGAGCGATGCCTTGCTTCAAGCCCTTGAGCAACGACCGCAGAACCGCACCGAGGTGTTGCAGCTGCCCGGCGACCACCTCACCCCAGCCAGTGCGGGGCTGAGACGCAGCGTTCTGGGTGACTGGGCGGATGACCCGAAACGTGTCGGTGTCATCCGTCAGTTGACCGAGATGATTAGCAGCTGGGCCAGCTGA
- the pstS gene encoding phosphate ABC transporter substrate-binding protein PstS gives MSFAKKALLVSSVLALGAGMSASAAEKLNGAGASFPAKIYQRWFADLAKSGGPQVNYQAVGSGSGRKAFIDQTVNFGASDDPMKKKDMAKVKRGVVQIPMVGGTIAFGYNKPGCDLKLTQEQAVRVAMGKIRNWQDLGCQPGTITWVHRSDGSGTTKAFTNSMQAFSSTWTLGTGKSVKWPAGVGAKGNSGVAGVIQNRMGAIGYVNQSYIKGKVVAAALQNKSGEFLKPSVAAGARALNGIQLDKDLAGKNPNPTAKGAYPIATLTWVLAYKTGNGKDAKVVQEAFNYMLSDAAQDKAPSLGFVPLKGDILAKAKAAVNKIGE, from the coding sequence ATGAGCTTCGCTAAGAAGGCTCTTCTCGTCTCTTCCGTGCTTGCCCTTGGGGCTGGCATGTCCGCCTCCGCCGCAGAAAAGCTGAACGGTGCTGGCGCGTCTTTCCCCGCCAAGATCTACCAGCGTTGGTTCGCTGACCTGGCCAAGTCCGGTGGCCCTCAGGTCAACTACCAGGCTGTCGGTTCCGGCTCCGGCCGTAAGGCTTTCATCGACCAGACCGTGAACTTCGGTGCATCGGATGATCCGATGAAGAAGAAGGACATGGCCAAGGTCAAGCGCGGTGTTGTCCAGATCCCCATGGTCGGCGGCACCATCGCCTTCGGCTACAACAAGCCCGGTTGTGATCTGAAGCTCACCCAGGAGCAGGCTGTTCGCGTTGCCATGGGCAAGATCCGCAACTGGCAAGACCTCGGTTGCCAGCCCGGCACCATCACCTGGGTGCACCGTTCCGACGGCTCCGGCACCACCAAGGCCTTCACCAACTCCATGCAGGCCTTCTCCAGCACCTGGACCCTGGGAACCGGTAAGTCCGTCAAGTGGCCCGCCGGTGTTGGCGCCAAGGGCAACTCCGGTGTTGCCGGTGTGATCCAGAACCGTATGGGTGCCATCGGTTACGTCAACCAGTCCTACATCAAGGGCAAAGTCGTTGCTGCTGCTCTGCAGAACAAGTCCGGTGAGTTCCTGAAGCCCTCCGTGGCTGCTGGTGCACGCGCCCTGAACGGCATTCAGCTGGACAAGGACCTGGCTGGCAAGAACCCCAACCCCACCGCTAAGGGTGCTTATCCCATCGCAACCCTGACCTGGGTTCTGGCGTACAAGACCGGCAACGGCAAGGACGCCAAGGTTGTTCAGGAAGCCTTCAACTACATGCTGAGCGACGCTGCTCAGGACAAGGCTCCTTCCCTGGGCTTCGTGCCTCTGAAGGGCGACATCCTGGCCAAGGCCAAGGCTGCTGTGAACAAGATCGGCGAGTGA